One Epidermidibacterium keratini DNA segment encodes these proteins:
- a CDS encoding class E sortase yields the protein MSARPGDDVDDGGRRLSHAEGGSGTRSVADILAEHRQQTAELETSDRRRRHAADDPETSADEPAATSTPQGRPQPDEPVRVASGSSPAPSASAADDRSREYADRPQDSGVAILDRDEAPERTDGGVVPPAGPPEGPGFGGSGGDGGDDGDGAGGGSARRRTRGDAVRTGLRGIGQTLITLGVVVALFIVYEAFITDIFNAQKQDELKSQLQDDWQDPTLEGPAQQETTFSEVPIGDAFAVMRIPSFGADYAEAVVQGTTNAALEKGPGHYTDTVGPGEIGNFSIAGHRVGKGSPFLNLDKLAPGDAIVIETEVNWYIYRVIGDPATGSFDDPAYPAPGQEITEPADYAQVAAVPHDQSAEPTQALLTLTTCHPKFSAAERLIIHAYLDGDPLPKAQYPNPEDVPALTEG from the coding sequence ATGTCTGCACGTCCTGGTGACGACGTCGACGACGGCGGCCGTCGCTTAAGCCATGCCGAAGGTGGGTCAGGCACGCGCTCAGTGGCTGACATTCTTGCCGAGCACCGCCAGCAGACGGCCGAGCTCGAGACCAGCGACCGGCGCCGCCGACACGCCGCCGACGATCCGGAAACATCCGCAGACGAGCCCGCCGCGACGAGTACGCCGCAGGGCCGGCCGCAGCCCGATGAGCCCGTCCGGGTCGCCAGTGGTTCCTCACCGGCACCGAGCGCGTCGGCAGCAGATGACCGCAGCCGCGAGTACGCCGACCGGCCACAGGACTCCGGTGTCGCCATCCTGGATCGCGATGAGGCGCCAGAGCGCACCGACGGCGGCGTGGTCCCGCCGGCAGGTCCGCCTGAGGGCCCCGGCTTCGGCGGGTCAGGCGGCGACGGCGGTGACGATGGCGACGGCGCAGGCGGGGGAAGCGCGCGGCGGCGTACCCGTGGCGATGCCGTCCGCACCGGGCTGCGCGGCATCGGCCAGACGCTGATCACGCTCGGCGTCGTCGTCGCGCTGTTTATCGTCTACGAAGCGTTCATCACCGACATCTTCAACGCCCAGAAGCAGGACGAGCTGAAGTCTCAGCTGCAGGACGACTGGCAGGACCCGACGCTCGAGGGACCTGCTCAGCAAGAGACGACCTTCAGCGAGGTCCCGATCGGTGACGCGTTTGCCGTCATGCGGATCCCGTCGTTCGGCGCCGACTACGCCGAGGCGGTTGTGCAGGGTACGACGAACGCCGCGCTGGAGAAGGGCCCCGGGCACTACACCGACACCGTCGGTCCGGGGGAGATCGGCAACTTCTCCATCGCCGGGCACCGCGTGGGCAAGGGCTCGCCGTTCCTGAACCTCGACAAGCTGGCACCTGGCGATGCGATCGTGATCGAGACCGAGGTCAACTGGTACATCTACCGCGTGATCGGTGACCCGGCGACCGGCAGCTTCGACGATCCGGCGTACCCCGCGCCCGGTCAGGAGATCACCGAGCCGGCCGACTATGCCCAGGTCGCGGCGGTGCCGCACGACCAGTCCGCCGAGCCGACCCAGGCGCTGCTGACGCTGACGACGTGCCACCCGAAGTTCTCGGCGGCCGAGCGGCTGATCATCCACGCCTACCTCGACGGCGACCCGCTGCCGAAGGCGCAGTACCCCAACCCCGAAGACGTCCCAGCGCTGACGGAAGGCTGA